Proteins found in one Telopea speciosissima isolate NSW1024214 ecotype Mountain lineage unplaced genomic scaffold, Tspe_v1 Tspe_v1.0271, whole genome shotgun sequence genomic segment:
- the LOC122647920 gene encoding protein DGS1, mitochondrial-like encodes MAASPENHRKESTDVKTLVSDYSNHVWRKLFSFFPSRDSNLFDKISNLHLIRTTGARGRRRKPGLPLPLPSNSLEFSGVMFDESRVLDALDTILEHILANLHDIQKSLHFWQSRAEGSGAQKVYFMVFERGPWAFINGTVQLIRGCMSGGSPVQHLCHSAVAQISERIAVLTRLQHCLAKFLAQVVLILFPLLHSEFLYFSILFFISHRNTT; translated from the exons ATGGCTGCTTCGCCTGAGAACCATAGAAAGGAATCAACAGACGTCAAAACCTTAGTTTCTGACTATTCGAATCATGTCTGGAGAAAACTCTTCAGTTTCTTTCCCTCTCGTGATTCGAATCTCTTCGACAAGATATCAAATCTCCATTTGATACGAACCACTGGGGCCAGAGGTCGTAGACGGAAACCAGGTCTCCCTCTGCCATTACCTTCGAACTCACTCGAATTTTCAGG GGTTATGTTTGAcgaatctagggttttagatgcGCTGGACACTATTTTGGAGCATATCTTGGCAAATTTGCATGACATTCAGAAGAGTTTGCATTTTTGGCAATCCAGAGCAGAG GGATCAGGTGCTCAAAAAGTATACTTTATGGTTTTTGAAAGAGGGCCATGGGCCTTTATCAATGGAACAGTTCAGTTGATACGTGGATGTATGTCTGGGGGATCTCCGGTACAACATCTCTGTCATTCTGCAGTTGCTCAAATCTCTGAGAGGATAGCAGTCTTAACTAGACTGCAACATTGCCTTGCTAAATTTCTGGCACAGGTAGTCTTGATCTTGTTTCCTTTACTGCATTcagaatttttatattttagtaTTCTGTTTTTTATCAGTCACAGGAATACAacttaa